The proteins below come from a single Aegilops tauschii subsp. strangulata cultivar AL8/78 chromosome 6, Aet v6.0, whole genome shotgun sequence genomic window:
- the LOC109750127 gene encoding uncharacterized protein, which translates to MLEELLIFTRGGLILWSLAGAAAALKGSPIDALVRSFLLEGRSASAGFTHGPHALRWTYDNALGLVFVAVYRRVLHLLYVDDLLVAVRAEFARIYNPRRVSYDEFGERFRQLHLEVEARASRPSSVSAKPGPAASSPGAPQPHGGGGGGGEGEKTADESGKDDSDGEPSRQEKHSPAADGSVNGLEENSHAGHGGLVVKREEEGGPNNGAFNLENIKKILFPHNDKGGDKPKRPVHKDKKPRPGRDKKPVPKDKKPSEQKLDYSNPADHGGGAGEQTAVNQGKSMMDKDEAVRSTAKDGWFSSMFRSIAGSNAELKESDLQPALKSLKDRLMTKNVAEEIAEKLCESVAASLLGKKLGSFTRISSSVQTAMEEALVRILTPRRSIDVLRDIHAAKDRGAPYVIVFVGVNGVGKSTNLAKVAYWLLQHDVSVTLAACDTFRSGAVEQLRTHARRLQIPIFEKGYERDPAVVAKGAIQEATRNKSDVVLVDTAGRMQDNEPLMRALSKLINLNNPDLVLFVGEALVGNDAVDQLTKFSQKLTDLSTAPTARSIDGILLTKFDTIDDKVGAALSMVYVSGAPVMFVGCGQSYTDLKKLNVKSIVNTLLE; encoded by the coding sequence ATGTTGGAGGAGCTGCTCATCTTCACGCGCGGCGGCCTCATCCTGTGGTCGCtggccggcgccgccgccgcgttGAAGGGCTCCCCGATCGACGCCCTCGTGCGGTCCTTCCTCCTCGAGGGCCGCTCCGCCTCCGCCGGCTTCACCCACGGCCCGCACGCGCTCCGATGGACCTACGACAACGCGCTCGGGCTCGTCTTCGTCGCCGTCTACAGGCGGGTGCTCCACCTGCTGTACGTCGACGACCTCCTGGTCGCCGTCAGAGCGGAATTCGCGCGGATCTACAACCCGCGCCGCGTGTCCTACGACGAGTTCGGGGAGAGGTTCCGGCAGCTCCATCTCGAGGTCGAGGCGCGCGCGTCCCGCCCATCCTCCGTCTCCGCGAAGCCTGGTCCAGCAGCTTCATCCCCTGGCGCTCCCCAGCCCCatggtggcggtggcggtggtggtgagGGTGAGAAGACGGCAGATGAGTCTGGGAAGGATGACTCCGATGGTGAACCTTCCCGGCAGGAGAAGCACAGCCCAGCAGCAGATGGTAGCGTCAATGGTTTGGAAGAGAATTCTCATGCCGGCCATGGTGGTCTTGTTGTGAaaagggaggaggaaggaggTCCCAACAACGGGGCTTTTAATTTGGAAAACATAAAAAAGATCCTTTTTCCGCACAATGATAAAGGCGGAGACAAGCCGAAGAGACCTGTGCACAAGGATAAGAAACCGAGACCAGGGAGAGACAAGAAACCTGTGCCCAAGGATAAGAAACCATCCGAGCAGAAGTTGGATTACTCCAACCCAGCGGATCATggcggaggggctggggagcaGACGGCTGTCAACCAGGGGAAGAGCATGATGGACAAGGATGAAGCTGTGAGGAGCACAGCAAAGGATGGGTGGTTCTCCTCAATGTTCAGGAGCATTGCAGGTAGCAATGCGGAACTGAAGGAGTCTGATCTGCAACCTGCACTGAAATCTCTGAAAGACCGGCTCATGACCAAGAATGTAGCCGAGGAAATTGCAGAGAAGCTCTGTGAATCGGTCGCTGCTAGCCTCCTAGGCAAGAAGCTTGGGTCGTTCACACGGATATCCTCTTCTGTTCAGACAGCTATGGAAGAGGCTCTGGTCCGCATTTTGACCCCAAGGCGATCTATTGACGTACTGAGAGATATTCATGCTGCCAAGGACCGTGGCGCACCATATGTCATCGTCTTTGTTGGGGTTAATGGGGTAGGAAAATCCACTAACCTCGCAAAGGTTGCTTATTGGCTTCTTCAGCATGATGTTAGTGTCACGCTGGCAGCATGTGACACCTTTAGATCTGGCGCTGTTGAGCAGCTGCGTACTCACGCTCGCAGGCTTCAGATTCCAATATTTGAGAAAGGATACGAAAGGGATCCAGCTGTAGTGGCGAAGGGTGCGATTCAGGAAGCCACCCGGAACAAATCAGACGTTGTTCTTGTCGACACCGCAGGGCGTATGCAAGACAATGAGCCACTCATGAGGGCACTCTCCAAGCTCATCAATCTCAATAACCCAGATCTGGTTTTGTTTGTGGGAGAAGCTCTGGTGGGAAATGATGCTGTTGATCAGCTCACGAAGTTTAGCCAGAAACTGACAGACCTTTCCACTGCTCCCACTGCTAGATCGATAGATGGCATCCTGCTTACCAAGTTTGACACCATTGATGACAAGGTTGGAGCAGCGCTTTCCATGGTGTATGTATCTGGAGCTCCTGTCATGTTCGTTGGCTGTGGTCAGTCTTACACTGACCTCAAGAAGCTCAACGTAAAATCCATTGTCAATACCCTCCTGGAGTGA
- the LOC109750122 gene encoding protein FAR1-RELATED SEQUENCE 5: protein MYLPSTSYIGPLTTINSDAGTSTAGSSERTEDAFHQPANTHATNNAESVSEMAIVPAIPTSTPVHTSTSNTQADETAADTEVNDETDDEAQGDEDGGQSEIMVPQPPYLGQRFDSFEDAKEFYQTYAKFHGFAVNTEYHRKIKKTNEYSRGEMRCYKARRNKKGKGDAPVVPERKRGIIVKTECPVRCKLNVDGAQWVVTEYFDEHNHELIKKFDLILSLIHSKKGSLSSMPYIPADVTNLKAKYRRESKLADIEATIAYFDEKAKEDQDFFYRIRLDDEDRVRNMYWFGCGLIRNEDTDGYTWLFKTFLECMGGLALMNIIIDQDFSMRAGKEEVFPLAVHRHCRWHIIKKAEEMLGPFFADCPELHKAFELCVDHSLTVEEFERSWMAMIETYQVQDHETLASLWEKRMYWVSAYFMQCFFPFLQTTQRSEGFNAILKRYVSPGNSLLQFAKQYTALQQKILGSELQQEANTALKQPKLLTYLLMERQMIKIYTNKIFNKFQEEIKRASMYTAFQVDEHTFKVCSILGMSDSEPEDLDKGRNYFVKASISEGEYYCQCCKFEWDRIVCCHILKVMDMNAVTRMPRHFIRPRWTWDADDALAPQTSNAVLAVHDERPESTMEAARHVLLTKNYAELIDEACKSDEIARVAEKHRKALKGELDEIKKRKAEEALHRFPHTSSVPSSIGPSSENSEVGSGTASTPTQVRNLPRSITKGHPKEIRYKSGLEIQAKHKKPKKGTGNP from the exons ATGTACCTGCCATCAACATCGTACATAG GACCTTTAACTACAATTAACAGCGACGCGGGGACATCTACTGCGGGGAGCTCTGAGCGCACGGAAGACGCGTTCCACCAGCCAGCCAACACTCATGCCACAAACAATGCCGAGTCAGTGTCGGAAATGGCAATCGTGCCAGCAATACCGACAAGCACACCTGTGCACACCAGCACAAGCAACACTCAAGCAGATGAAACAGCCGCCGATACTGAAGTGAATGATGAAACCGATGACGAAGCACAAGGGGATGAAGATGGTGGGCAATCAGAAATCATGGTACCCCAGCCACCGTATCTTGGGCAGAGATTTGATTCGTTTGAAGATGCAAAGGAATTCTACCAGACATATGCAAAGTTCCATGGGTTTGCGGTCAACACCGAATACCATAGGAAAATTAAAAAAACTAACGAGTACAGCAGAGGTGAGATGAGGTGCTACAAGGCACGAAGAAACAAGAAGGGCAAAGGTGATGCGCCTGTCGTTCCGGAACGAAAGAGAGGTATCATTGTCAAGACGGAATGCCCTGTCCGGTGTAAGCTGAACGTAGATGGAGCACAGTGGGTGGTCACTGAATATTTTGACGAGCACAACCACGAGCTAATAAAGAAGTTTGACCTG ATACTCTCCCTCATCCACAGCAAAAAGGGGTCTCTGAGTAGCATGCCCTACATACCAGCAGACGTTACAAACCTAAAGGCAAAGTACCGTAGAGAAAGCAAGTTGGCTGACATAGAAGCCACGATAGCCTACTTCGATGAGAAAGCGAAAGAAGATCAAGATTTCTTCTACAGGATAAGATTGGACGATGAGGACCGTGTCAGGAACATGTATTGG TTCGGATGCGGGCTCATTCGGAACGAAGACACAGATGGGTACACTTGGTTGTTCAAGACCTTCTTGGAGTGCATGGGTGGACTTGCTCTGATGAACATAATAATAGACCAGGATTTTAGCATGCGTGCAGGCAAAGAGGAGGTCTTTCCGTTGGCAGTGCACAGGCACTGCAGGTGGCACATTATAAAGAAGGCTGAGGAGATGCTAGGACCGTTCTTTGCTGACTGTCCAGAGCTGCACAAGGCATTCGAGCTATGCGTGGACCACAGCTTGACGGTGGAGGAGTTTGAAAGGAGTTGGATGGCTATGATTGAAACATATCAAGTCCAAGACCACGAGACGCTTGCTAGCTTGTGGGAGAAGCGAATGTACTGGGTGTCGGCCTACTTCATGCAGTGCTTCTTCCCGTTTCTGCAGACTACACAGCGCAGTGAGGGGTTCAATGCTATTTTGAAGCGGTACGTGAGCCCTGGCAACTCATTGCTACAGTTTGCCAAGCAGTACACCGCTTTGCAACAAAAAATACTAGGATCCGAGCTACAGCAAGAAGCAAACACCGCGCTTAAGCAGCCAAAATTGCTAACGTATTTACTAATGGAGAGGCAGATGATCAAGATATACACCAACAAGATTTTTAACAA ATTCCAGGAAGAAATAAAGCGTGCCAGCATGTACACGGCTTTCCAGGTGGATGAACATACGTTCAAGGTGTGTTCTATCCTGGGCATGTCGGATTCAGAACCTGAAGACCTGGACAAGGGAAGGAACTACTTTGTGAAGGCATCGATAAGCGAAGGCGAATACTACTGCCAATGCTGCAAATTCGAATGGGACAGGATTGTGTGCTGTCACATTCTAAAAGTAATGGACATGAACGCGGTGACACGAATGCCCCGCCATTTCATAAGGCCGCGATGGACTTGGGACGCTGACGACGCATTGGCGCCGCAAACATCAAACGCAGTTTTGGCCGTGCATGACGAGAGACCAGAGTCAACCATGGAAGCCGCGAGGCACGTTTTGTTGACAAAGAACTATGCTGAACTAATTGATGAAGCGTGCAAGAGTGATGAGATAGCAAGGGTCGCAGAAAAACACAGGAAGGCCCTCAAAGGAGAGCTTGATGAGATCAAGAAGAGGAAAGCTGAGGAAGCCTTACACAGGTTTCCCCACACATCAAGTGTGCCTTCGTCCATAGGGCCATCATCTGAAAACTCGGAGGTAGGATCTGGAACAGCAAGCACACCAACACAGGTTAGGAACCTGCCCCGTTCCATCACAAAAGGGCATCCAAAAGAGATAAGATACAAATCGGGATTGGAGATTCAAGCAAAACACAAGAAACCAAAGAAAGGGACGGGCAATCCGTAA